The Candidatus Zixiibacteriota bacterium genome contains a region encoding:
- the raiA gene encoding ribosome-associated translation inhibitor RaiA: MKIKVTGRRYEVEERTKDRAISEIEKLNKFFDNIVSASLVLSQDGFRCEGELTMTVSKSKLVSKASTEDMFATIEMVTDKMAAQLKKHKGKMKERDQKGLSERKAKVKLTTKVDEVDY, encoded by the coding sequence ATGAAGATCAAAGTCACCGGACGGCGTTACGAGGTGGAGGAAAGGACCAAGGATCGGGCGATCTCAGAGATTGAGAAGCTCAACAAGTTCTTTGACAACATCGTCTCGGCCAGTCTCGTCCTGTCTCAGGACGGATTTCGGTGCGAAGGCGAATTGACGATGACGGTGTCGAAATCCAAGCTGGTGTCGAAGGCCTCGACTGAAGATATGTTTGCGACCATTGAGATGGTGACCGACAAGATGGCCGCGCAGTTGAAAAAGCACAAGGGCAAAATGAAAGAACGCGACCAGAAGGGCTTGTCCGAGCGCAAAGCCAAGGTCAAGTTGACGACCAAAGTTGACGAGGTTGACTATTAG
- the glpX gene encoding class II fructose-bisphosphatase: protein MDRNMALEMVRVTEAAALSCAHWMGRGDTDAADHAAVESMRERFNELDFAGRVVIGEGERDEAPMLFIGEQVGRGTGPAVDLALDPLECTNSVAFGRPNAMSVVALGPKGSFLHAPDTYMEKLAVGHQAREAIDLSKSIETNLGQIHEALQLKLEELTVAILERPRHDDLVRRIRKLGARIRLIPDGDVSAAIATSMPDTGVDVLVGIGGAPEGVLAAAALRCLGGAIQGRLKFRNPEERQRAVRMGVQDPDRIYRAEELATGEELMFSATGVTDGELLDGVRFSRNGASTHSVVMRLKTRTVRFIKTHHHYHGGPE from the coding sequence ATGGACAGGAATATGGCATTGGAGATGGTGCGCGTAACGGAAGCCGCAGCACTTTCCTGTGCGCATTGGATGGGACGTGGCGACACCGACGCTGCCGATCACGCTGCCGTCGAGTCGATGCGCGAGCGCTTCAATGAGTTGGACTTCGCCGGCAGGGTAGTGATCGGTGAGGGGGAGCGTGACGAGGCCCCGATGCTCTTCATCGGCGAGCAGGTGGGTCGCGGCACCGGTCCGGCAGTCGATTTGGCGCTTGATCCGCTCGAATGCACAAATTCGGTCGCGTTCGGACGCCCCAATGCCATGTCGGTGGTTGCACTCGGCCCGAAAGGCTCCTTCCTGCATGCGCCCGACACTTACATGGAAAAGCTCGCGGTCGGCCATCAGGCTCGTGAGGCGATCGACCTGTCCAAGTCGATCGAGACGAATTTGGGACAGATTCATGAAGCGCTGCAATTGAAGCTCGAAGAATTGACCGTGGCAATTCTGGAACGACCGCGCCACGACGATTTAGTTCGACGAATTCGGAAACTTGGGGCCCGGATCAGGCTTATACCGGATGGAGATGTTTCCGCCGCCATTGCCACGTCCATGCCCGACACTGGCGTGGACGTATTGGTGGGAATCGGCGGTGCGCCCGAAGGCGTATTGGCCGCAGCGGCTCTACGCTGTCTGGGCGGGGCAATACAAGGCAGACTGAAGTTTCGAAATCCGGAGGAGCGCCAGCGCGCAGTGCGAATGGGTGTCCAAGACCCGGACCGCATCTATCGTGCTGAAGAGCTGGCCACCGGCGAAGAATTGATGTTTTCAGCAACCGGCGTGACCGATGGCGAACTGCTGGACGGCGTGCGTTTCAGCCGCAACGGCGCGAGCACGCATTCAGTGGTCATGCGTTTGAAGACGCGCACGGTTCGCTTTATCAAGACACACCATCATTACCACGGCGGTCCCGAGTAA
- the rpoN gene encoding RNA polymerase factor sigma-54 translates to MRLELTQRLQQKLAPQLIQSLKMLQMPILKLEQLLRHELAVNPLLEEVESQEQEQELDILADKKDDSREEEKIDWEDYLRDNEDYNAREFKGGDNEEMPEFNVAGEQSLYEHLLEQLAFLKLPTEDFEIGEIIIGNIDESGYLTTTIEEIAETLKIDPERVERILVKIHRFDPSGVGARDLKESLLLQLRDRHCDNNLVYRIVEEHLETLDKKSFQQLAKSMGVSLERVQEAMEVIKSLSPRPAYGRFARAAAAVIPDLIVEKIGEEWVISHNDRNVPQLRVNAGYRELLKRGNNTPQETKKYVREKLEQARWLLNAINQRRNTMIRVMTAIVQEQLDFFENGIEHLKPLTMEDIANIVNMNVATISRVSSDKYVQTPHGVFEIKFFFNSGVKTQDGEEVAKRTVKQQIEEIIAKEDPGKPLSDQEIFEILNQRDIRIARRTVTKYREEMKILPARFRRRAV, encoded by the coding sequence ATGCGCCTTGAATTAACTCAACGTCTCCAGCAGAAGCTCGCCCCACAACTGATTCAGTCTCTGAAGATGCTGCAGATGCCGATCTTGAAGCTGGAACAGCTTCTGCGGCATGAACTTGCCGTAAATCCGCTTCTTGAGGAAGTTGAGAGCCAGGAACAGGAACAGGAATTAGACATCCTGGCCGACAAGAAAGACGACTCACGGGAAGAGGAAAAGATCGATTGGGAAGATTATCTCCGCGACAACGAAGACTACAACGCCCGAGAATTCAAAGGCGGAGACAACGAAGAGATGCCGGAGTTTAACGTTGCCGGCGAACAGTCGCTGTATGAGCACTTACTCGAGCAGCTGGCCTTTCTCAAGCTCCCCACCGAAGACTTCGAAATCGGCGAGATCATCATTGGCAATATTGACGAATCAGGATACTTGACGACTACAATTGAAGAGATCGCGGAAACACTGAAGATCGATCCGGAGCGTGTCGAGCGAATTCTGGTCAAGATACATCGCTTCGATCCTTCCGGCGTTGGCGCGCGTGACCTCAAGGAGTCATTGCTGCTGCAGTTGCGCGACCGTCACTGCGACAACAATCTGGTTTACCGAATCGTTGAAGAACACCTTGAAACGCTCGATAAGAAGAGCTTTCAGCAACTGGCCAAGTCGATGGGCGTGTCGCTCGAGCGGGTGCAGGAGGCGATGGAAGTCATCAAGAGCCTGTCGCCCCGTCCCGCCTACGGCCGTTTCGCACGCGCGGCGGCGGCGGTAATCCCCGATCTGATCGTGGAGAAGATTGGCGAAGAGTGGGTGATCTCGCACAACGACCGCAATGTGCCACAATTGCGAGTGAACGCCGGCTATCGCGAGTTGCTCAAGCGGGGCAATAACACGCCGCAGGAGACCAAGAAATACGTGCGCGAGAAGCTGGAGCAAGCGCGCTGGCTGCTCAACGCGATCAATCAGCGGCGCAACACGATGATCCGCGTCATGACCGCAATCGTGCAGGAACAGCTCGATTTCTTCGAAAATGGGATCGAACACCTTAAGCCACTGACGATGGAAGACATCGCCAACATCGTCAACATGAATGTGGCCACGATCTCGCGCGTGTCGTCCGACAAATATGTCCAGACGCCCCACGGCGTCTTCGAAATCAAGTTCTTCTTCAACTCCGGCGTCAAAACGCAGGACGGCGAAGAAGTCGCCAAACGGACTGTGAAGCAGCAGATTGAGGAGATCATTGCCAAGGAAGATCCAGGTAAACCGCTCTCGGATCAGGAGATCTTCGAAATCCTCAATCAACGTGATATCCGAATCGCCCGCCGGACGGTGACCAAGTATCGCGAAGAGATGAAGATTCTGCCGGCGCGATTCCGCCGCCGCGCTGTCTAA
- the lptB gene encoding LPS export ABC transporter ATP-binding protein, with product MAKLHCTELVKTYRKRRVVDAVSIEVNQGEVVGLLGPNGAGKTTTFYMVIGFIRPLAGRVLLDEKTISGMPMYRRARLGIGYLPQEPSIFRKLTVWQNVMAVAETLGMKKAERIDRVRQILEELDVMRLAKSRGYQLSGGERRRVEIARALVLQPKFLLLDEPFAGIDPIAVEDIQRIINALRSKGLGILITDHNVRETLQTIDRAYIMCDGRILKSGTAEFLASDPEARKIYLGEKFRLN from the coding sequence ATGGCAAAGTTGCATTGCACCGAGCTTGTTAAGACCTATCGTAAACGGCGCGTAGTTGATGCCGTGTCGATCGAGGTCAATCAGGGCGAAGTCGTCGGGCTGCTCGGCCCGAACGGAGCAGGCAAGACGACGACGTTCTACATGGTGATCGGATTCATCCGCCCACTGGCAGGGAGGGTGCTGCTGGATGAGAAGACAATCTCGGGTATGCCGATGTACAGACGTGCCCGGCTGGGTATTGGCTACTTGCCTCAGGAACCATCCATCTTCCGTAAACTGACTGTCTGGCAAAATGTTATGGCAGTTGCCGAGACCCTGGGCATGAAGAAAGCAGAGCGAATTGATCGGGTAAGACAGATTCTGGAAGAGCTTGACGTGATGAGGCTCGCAAAGTCACGTGGCTATCAACTCTCTGGGGGGGAACGACGCCGTGTCGAGATTGCCCGAGCGCTCGTTTTGCAACCGAAATTTCTTCTCTTGGATGAACCATTTGCCGGGATCGACCCTATTGCGGTCGAAGACATTCAGCGTATAATCAATGCACTGAGGTCCAAAGGCCTTGGGATCCTCATTACTGATCACAACGTTCGAGAGACGTTACAGACCATTGATCGAGCCTATATTATGTGTGACGGTCGGATCCTGAAATCCGGGACTGCTGAATTCCTGGCTTCCGACCCGGAGGCCCGAAAGATCTACCTCGGCGAGAAGTTCCGGTTAAACTGA
- a CDS encoding redoxin family protein produces the protein MRIAFASLLLAALMLGACSKVPGDPTAAVYQEPAEVKAVNDSLEALAVAKQGNITFEDFQAVFEHFLTKYPNSTLLHRDYQSAFDGYEKTPEKLAYYKNLYDTNPTSAMAAYLYGRCLGGMETITYFQKAVDLDPKYYWGHFGLASSYLNSNPPDTAKAIEHYQQALEIDNSYPSGFAQLAQLYMNRKNYAEALKYAKAYGVTLPDDYRPVSAQAEILKAMNDVQGAESALVTFAQSHDKEERVRRDLVDLYRTSARYPEALKYQHAIVAMTRRPADALVDLAKIYALNNQPDSALLYLNSAADQGYGDYRRLERNEALASVRQLPGFPELIGRLKVASDNQRQARLAGVLANADSIRTLAVNDQMNVPAPAWEFTNLEGKVVSLASLRGKVVVVDFWATWCGPCRMTMPLLQEFVERKPADVEFVSMNVWEDDTSKVRPYLADFGYTFNVLFGNNQVAANYEVSGIPTLVVIDKDGVIRYKHVGYDPAADQVLIWQTEELAKKQATT, from the coding sequence ATGAGAATTGCCTTTGCTTCCCTACTACTCGCCGCATTGATGCTGGGCGCCTGTTCCAAAGTACCGGGGGATCCGACTGCAGCCGTGTACCAGGAGCCGGCTGAGGTAAAGGCCGTAAATGACTCGCTTGAAGCCCTTGCTGTCGCCAAACAGGGAAACATCACCTTCGAGGATTTTCAGGCGGTCTTTGAGCACTTCCTAACTAAGTATCCCAATTCCACTTTGTTGCATCGCGACTACCAGAGCGCTTTTGACGGCTACGAGAAGACGCCAGAGAAACTGGCGTACTACAAGAACCTGTACGATACGAACCCGACGTCCGCCATGGCTGCCTATCTTTATGGCCGCTGTCTTGGCGGCATGGAGACGATCACCTACTTCCAAAAAGCGGTCGACCTTGATCCCAAGTATTACTGGGGACACTTCGGCCTGGCTTCGTCCTATCTCAACAGCAATCCGCCCGACACGGCCAAAGCGATCGAGCACTATCAGCAGGCACTGGAGATCGACAACTCGTATCCCTCCGGATTTGCGCAGTTGGCGCAGCTCTACATGAATCGCAAGAATTATGCGGAGGCGCTCAAGTATGCCAAGGCCTACGGCGTCACACTACCCGATGATTATCGGCCGGTATCCGCCCAGGCGGAAATTCTGAAGGCGATGAACGACGTCCAGGGCGCCGAATCGGCCCTCGTGACATTTGCGCAGAGCCACGACAAGGAGGAACGCGTTCGCCGCGATTTGGTCGACCTCTATCGCACCTCTGCCCGCTATCCCGAAGCCCTCAAGTATCAGCATGCCATTGTCGCCATGACCAGAAGACCGGCTGATGCGCTGGTGGATTTGGCGAAGATCTATGCCCTTAACAACCAACCGGACTCCGCGCTGCTCTATCTGAACTCCGCCGCCGATCAGGGCTATGGCGACTATCGCCGCCTCGAACGTAATGAGGCGCTTGCTTCGGTGCGGCAACTGCCCGGTTTTCCGGAGTTGATAGGACGACTCAAGGTCGCATCCGATAACCAGCGCCAGGCTCGTCTCGCCGGCGTGCTTGCCAACGCCGACTCCATCCGCACCTTGGCCGTCAACGATCAGATGAACGTTCCGGCTCCCGCTTGGGAGTTCACGAATCTCGAGGGCAAAGTCGTTTCACTCGCCAGCCTGCGCGGGAAGGTCGTCGTTGTCGACTTCTGGGCGACCTGGTGCGGCCCCTGCCGCATGACAATGCCGCTGCTGCAAGAGTTTGTCGAACGTAAGCCGGCCGACGTGGAATTCGTCTCCATGAACGTCTGGGAAGACGACACATCTAAGGTTCGGCCTTACCTGGCTGACTTCGGCTACACCTTCAATGTCCTTTTCGGCAACAATCAGGTCGCCGCCAATTACGAGGTATCAGGAATTCCAACGCTGGTCGTGATCGACAAGGATGGTGTGATCCGCTATAAGCACGTCGGCTATGATCCGGCTGCCGATCAGGTACTGATCTGGCAGACCGAGGAGCTCGCCAAGAAGCAGGCGACCACCTAG
- a CDS encoding PorV/PorQ family protein, translating to MRQTITTALLLSMLTAAATLHAEDFSKVGTAGAQFLKIGMGARYTGMAEASVAMACDGYALYWNPAGLGALSHSYLEFSNINYVAGVNLNYVSLAKPLAFGSVGVSVTALTSGDMEITTVDQPDGTGRMFSASSYAITLGYARQWTEFFSFGLSTKYITERVSEERASGVAFDFGTLLYPGYRNLRIGMNISNLGPEMKMSGSELNFNYNPQEGNDSYADAKGVLDVDSYDLPLIFRIGAAYDLQYSPNTRVTFAVEARDPSDNRQQGSVGTEVAFHEMFFLRGGWKVNYEEEGLTFGGGCDLKVWESTNLAVNYAFADFGRLESVHRFSLGLRF from the coding sequence ATGCGTCAAACTATCACAACCGCGCTGCTGCTCTCAATGCTGACGGCCGCGGCCACGCTGCACGCCGAGGACTTCTCGAAGGTCGGCACGGCCGGCGCGCAGTTTTTGAAAATCGGCATGGGCGCGCGCTACACGGGCATGGCAGAAGCCTCCGTCGCGATGGCTTGCGACGGCTACGCTCTCTACTGGAATCCGGCGGGGCTGGGCGCGCTGAGTCATTCGTATCTCGAATTCTCCAACATCAATTATGTCGCCGGCGTGAATCTCAATTATGTCTCGTTGGCCAAACCGCTCGCGTTCGGGAGCGTGGGCGTGTCCGTCACTGCCCTGACCTCCGGCGACATGGAGATCACCACCGTCGATCAACCCGACGGTACCGGCCGGATGTTCTCGGCTTCGAGCTATGCGATCACGCTCGGTTATGCGCGTCAGTGGACTGAATTCTTCTCGTTCGGCCTCTCCACCAAGTACATCACCGAACGCGTTTCCGAGGAGCGCGCCTCCGGCGTCGCCTTCGACTTTGGGACCTTGCTCTACCCCGGCTATCGTAATTTGCGCATCGGCATGAACATTTCGAATCTCGGACCGGAAATGAAGATGTCGGGGTCGGAACTGAACTTCAATTACAATCCCCAGGAAGGCAATGACAGTTATGCCGATGCCAAGGGCGTGCTGGATGTTGATTCCTACGACCTGCCGCTGATCTTCCGCATCGGCGCTGCCTACGATCTGCAATACTCGCCGAATACACGCGTGACGTTCGCCGTGGAAGCGCGCGATCCGTCCGACAACCGTCAACAAGGATCGGTCGGAACGGAGGTGGCCTTTCATGAAATGTTCTTCCTGCGCGGCGGCTGGAAGGTGAACTATGAAGAAGAAGGCCTCACCTTTGGCGGTGGCTGCGATCTTAAAGTCTGGGAATCGACCAATTTGGCAGTGAACTATGCTTTCGCCGATTTCGGCCGCCTGGAATCAGTGCACCGATTCTCGCTGGGCTTGCGTTTCTAA